The genome window ATTTTTGCTTATGGCTCCACCGGAAGGTACCTCAAACTCTATTGAACAATTATTGCCTGTCATTAGGCTTTTAACTCTGAAAAACTGTTTGATATAATGGTGATATATCCTTATTTCATGTCTGTGTCTTGAAGATAAGGATATGCAATTCCTAAGAAAGAAATCCTGTCTGAGGTTTTAGTACTTTTTGGGTATTGTTACAAAATGCAACCCATTTGCACCAAATTTACCTTGTTACAGCGGGGGGTTTAGTTGCAAAATTAAGGGTCTTAAATATCTTTGTAGATTCCTTGCATATTTTCTGTCAATTACATTTTTGGTAATTTCATTAGTCTTTATGTATGCCTGTATTAGGTAATTAACTTTGCTAATATCATTGGGAATGGGAAAAAAATGTAGGGGCTTAGGACTCAGCTGCCTATTTCACATTGCTTTTTAAAACAAGGACTCAATTGGCTTCTCTTCTTATAATCTTGCTAAAAATCTTACTCGATAGGACATTTTCTcttatcttataaaatataaatttgataaagttTTCACTGCTCAACTGATTTCCATTCActcatatttgtttatttaattactatCGAATTAGGCATAATTTCTGGTTTTGGATATCAATCTTACCTCTCAACTCCATGATCATGCATAATTTAGAAATCATCTCTCTGGGCTGAGAGTGTATATGTGGGTAGTTCCatgtatatgcatatatttCATTTGTTTAATTGCTGCTTACTCTAGATAAAATTAGTTCCCCCAGTACGTGATCTATAAGCATGAGCTACATGCTGACACACTAAACTAGATCAAGAAAGTCAGTGCTATACGTGCTCCACCCCATGTAGATACTTGCTGGGATAAAAATGcagatcaatttttttttttcccatgtATTTTGACCTTGCTGCTTCTGtaataatttacatataaaCTTTAAATTCTTTTTCCGTTCAGTATTAATTACATATATGTAGAACCTAACAGTATTTTATATTGCAGTGGCAAGACATATACAATGGTTGGGACTAGAGATGATCCAGGATTAATGGTACTCAGCCTACATACAATTTTTGATCTTATCAAAAAGGACAATAGCTCTGATGATGTTCAAGTGACCTGTTCTTACCTTGAAGTCTACAATGAAGTACGACATAAATGATTGCTAAAATCTTTACTTTAGCCTATTATCTCCGcactaaaatatttgttttaactgTTTCGTTTAAATGCAGGTTATCTATGATTTGCTAGTAAGATCATCTGGTCATTTGGAGCTTAGAGAGGATCCGCAAAACGGGATAGTTGTTGCTGGACTTAGATCTATCAAGGTTCAGTTTATTGAACTTAGCCTCAAAATTGTATTGCAGGTTTAATGCAACATTTGCTTGACATGTAACTGAGACAATTCAGTCAGTCTCATAAGTCGTAAGTATCAGAGAATCAACAAATGTCAGTAAACTACTGTTTTGCACCAAGACTAGAAAGAGTTCATATAACTTAATATATGGACACTTTAACGGCAGAGTTACACTATTGTGTTTTGAGCTACCTCGTTGAAGTATAACTGGAATTTTCATATATACATCTGCAGGCGCAGGTTTAAGTGCACACCTACATGGCTACAGTGATTTTGTTGAAACTATCTTTTACTTTAGTTGTGGATTATAAGTAAATTACGTTAAGACAGTCAACAAGCCATGTAGGTTATAATTACAACATTTAGAATATATGATTACCCTTACACGATTTAGAGCCTACTTTTTTCTGTGTCTCTCTTTGTGCCATTCTTTTTAAAGCATAATATTGACTGCAGGAACGTCTTATCCTATTCTGGCCCCAAGTCACTATTCTTtggtgctttttctgctgcATTTGTCGAGGGTACTCCAGTGTCCTGAATCTTTATAAAGTTGCTACTTCTTTGCAGGTGAACTCGGCGGATAGGATTCTAGAACTTCTAAATCTGGGTAACAGTCGACGGAAAACAGAAAGCACAGAAGCTAATGAGACATCCTCACGGTGAGTGATCATTTTATTGCTTTTCAGCAGAATCGTGTTTGTGCAAGGTCTTGATAAAGGGCATCTCTTGAACTCATCATAGTATTAATGATATACAGCCCCCTTTACTCTTTCATGATTTTAGCTTTCTGTGAACAGATCACATGCAGTTTTGGAGATAACAGTgactaaaaaacaaaaaaacaaatattgtaATCAAGTTATTAGAGGAAAACTTGCACTTGTGGATCTTGCTGGCAGGTAAACCAATTCCCACAATACCTTTGTTTTTCCATGAtcttttaaactaaaatctTAGATGATTAAGTGTGGGTTAGAACTACATTTAACATATGAAGTTGGCATGCAGTGAGCGTGCTTCTGAAACACAGAGTGGAGGCCAAAAGCTGAGAGATGGTGCAAATATTAATCGCTCACTCCTTGCTTTGGCAAACTGCATTAATGCTTTGGGGAAGCAGCAAAAGAAGGGTCTAGCATATGTCCCCTACCGCAATAGGTAccttcaaaataattatactaCCAAGGGTAGATGCACACTGTTTTAGCTAATGTCCTGATCAATTTCAGTAAACTTACACGGATTCTTAAAGATGGTCTGAGTGGTAATTCTAAAACGATCATGATTGCAACCGTATCACCTGTGCATAGTCAGTACCATCACACTGTGAATACATTGAAATATGCTGACCGAGCAAAAGAAATTAAGACACACATCCAGGTGAGAGCTTAATTTCTAATTTGATATATTGTTGTGAGGAAAAATAAAACCCGTGTAGATTCTTTATGCACTTACAATTAGTGGTGAGCCATAACATATTTTTGACAAAGAACAGATCTGCTAGTGATGTTTGCTAATACTGCTATATGCCTCCTTTTGTTTGTAGATACTTTCTTGTTCAGAAGTGATATTTTTTGCCAAATTTTGTTTATGACAAAAATCTCTTTTAGTTTGACCAACTTCTTCACCTATAAAGTAAACATGGTCCCACCACGACATGTGCACCTGTATCTTAACTTTAATACTTTTCCCTCCCAAACTTCGAAACTGTTGAACAATTAGTACTAACCTTGTTTAAATTTCTACCATTGTTTGTTGTTACAAAAGAAGTGACATGGAGTCCCGGATATGTGTCTTAGGATTACGTAGTTTCTATATAGGCCATTGATTTAACAAGGCCCAACACCATTTCTTGTGTATATGTGTTGTCACTAGCTAGTACTTAATACATAGTCCTAATATTCATGTCATATCTTGTATCTTCATAGTACCATTTTTCATATAAAGTCTTTGAGTTTATAATTTGGGGATCGGGGAAGTTTGGTTACAAACTTGCAGTTCATTGCCAATCCGATCCCCTAGACTCGGTATAGTGGtgcttatattattttttttcgtgTTCAACTAATATCTTCTTGCAAATCTCGTACTTTGTCTAGTTTCAAGACGCTTATTAGTTCCTTTGATCATTAATCAGTTTTATCAATTCTTTTTGTTAGCACTAACATGTTGTTGGTAaactttagaaaaatattgGCACAATTGATACCCATGTATCGGACTACCAGCGGATGATTGACAACCTTCAGGTAAGTTTGTGTTTCTAGTCTGTTATCACCAACACCTATGTATCACAGTAAGTAATAACAACTGAATTTACTTTTGCAGATAGAGGTTGGTCGGCTAAAGGAAGAACTTGCAGAAAAAGAGTCACAGCTTGTTACTAAACCTACTGAAAAAGCTTCAGATGATGAACTCTCCTGGTTGAATTTATTAAGCCAAGAAACCACTGAAAATGTTCAGGAGCGAATAAATTTACAGAAGGCCTTATTTGAGCTTGAGGAGACTAATCTTCGCAATCGCATTGAATTGCAACATCTTGACGATGCTATTGCCAAGCAACAGGTCTGAACATATTTACTTCACAGTTTGATGGATTTGTTTgctgcatatttataattataatgttcAGTTTCCTGCATCTCATACTAAGTTGGATCATTTGTGTGCCACTAAAGATAACATGATGAAGTCATTTACAACTAAATCCAAAGTAAATTGTGATACTCTAAAAGGGAAGTAACTTGTGGAAAGATGCATCCTTCACTTTTAACCTTTTTTTTGACTCCGTGCTACATGAGGTTCTTCGTCTCCACCTATGCCAAAGGCATTCTTTGATTATATGTTGCTCCAGTCTTACAATCTGGCACACCAAATTTAGGAACTGTCGGTCCCTTGCCATCTGATTGCATTTTACCTCCTTTTTTACTCTAAAGAGGCAATCTGAAAGTCTGGAGTAGCTCCCAGTTCCGATtgactaaaagttgatttttttacatatttaccAAAAATGAACTTTGTGAGGTAGAATGAACTCGTGAGATAGAATGTATTACTCAGTTATACTTGCCTCCTCAATTTCTTTCTCTCCATGgtcacatatataaattttcttcATATCCTGTATAGAAATTTTATGCTTATACAGTAGTTCGTCATCTGTTACAGGGAACTGAGAGTGATGGAACAGTTGTGCAGGCATTAGGGTCAAGGAGACAAGTAATACTCGACAATATCCGTGACAATGATGAAACTGACGTCAATTACCAACGAGTAAATTTCCGCTTGTTGCTTATGTACTCTGCTTTTGTCTTCCTCTAAATGCAGGACTAACGCGGTTTTTTGGCAGGAAATTGAAGCAAATGAGAAGCGGCGTTGTCAACTACAAGAGATGATTGAAGAAGCGATTAGTAACAATGGAAATAAAACCTACTTGCGCATTCTAAGTCAATACAGACTCCTGGTAAATATGTTTGAAAATCATATTATACCTCTGTGACTCTGTTTCCAATAAGAGTATTATttatgatacatatatatatatatatatatatatatatatatatatataatatactgtACATAGTAAGGACCAAGGAGACATTAGTTTTTCCATGTTTGCCCCTGGAATTAATGAATGTTAGCCTTTTAGAAGTGATGTGATGAAGCAACAGCATTTTGAGTGTCATCTTGCTTAACTTTTATTATGGACACAAGAGGCAAATGAAATTAATGGAAaacatataatttgattttatatcatACTTGCAAACAATAGTACTAGACACCCtagatgaaaatttaaaatagcaGACACATGCATACAAAAAACCAGTTGCAATAATTGAAACCCTCTATTTGGTTTCCActactaaataatatatatgtttgaaaCATAAGACTTCTAAAACTTGTCAGTAAAAAATTGGCTCTTTGTTCTTATCCCAAGCCATATTTATCATGCAATATTGTCTTCTTGTTTTACTAATGGAACTTCCTACACTGTTATCTGTTTTTATCTTCACCCTTACCATTCTTTCTGTAAAGGGGTGGTGTTCTTTTATAGCCGGAGActggttatattttaaatattaagcaCTTCAGAATAAGATGGTACCGGGGTTAGATAATATAACAAGCGAGGCTTTGATTTTATATGGAGtatcatttaatttatattctGTGTAGGGGATGGCGAATACTGAGCTTCAATTTGAAATGGCAATGAGGGATCAAATCATTTATAACCAGCAGGAAACACAGAGAAACATGTGGAATGTACTAATGGGTTTAGGACTTGAAGAAAAACAGATATTAGAGGCTGCTACTAAGCAAGGGATACTGATAGAAGATGCAACAATGTCGTCTTATCAGGGATTGTCTGATAGGAAGCAATCACAAAATACAAGAAGTTGTATTTCCCTGCCCTACTCTTCTACGAGTACACAGTCCTTTTCTAGATCATCTTGCATGTTTCAACAAAGTGAAGACGACAGTGGCAGGCCATTCTCCAAAGAGAATCCGAACATGCCTCGCACAATTTGCAGAGAGGAGCACCACAGTTCATATTATTACATGACTAGGGACAACTGCCCATCTGCATTGATGAGGCCGAGGAAGAGTACTGAGCACTTTCTTAACGACCCAAGTTCAGAGTCTGTGACACCTTGTAAATACACTCCAGAGTTGCATGATATACACCAACACATGAGAACCATGTCATCATCGTACTGTGGAAGCCCTACACAAACTTCTTCTTTCAAATCTGATTTCTGGCAGCACCAAAAGGTATGCAAAAATGTAGATCTGCGACGCTTTCCTCCCAAAGAGTAGTGGTTTATAGCATCTTTTCTTGTTCTTTGATAGAGTTTTGCCAACATCTCACTCGTTCCTTGATCGTGTCAATGTTTGCAACACTGAATTTCATATGGCTTGTGCAGAAGGCCATGACTAGCATTACAAGACAAAAACCACATGCCAGTTATGCTGCTGGATCCGGTGCTAATCAGGGCCTAGATGGTGGATTGATGATGCATAAAGGCTGCTCTGCCCGTGGTCAGATTATGTCCAACCCGATAGAACAAGTTCCTACGCCTACGTCTAATCATATATTTCCAAACACTGCTCCTCGAGACTTGTCAAATATGTCCCAGATCCCTTCTTTTGCTAGTTCCAGGTAAATATATCTTGTCAATGTCCCAGTTCCAATCTTTGATTCTCACACCTCAAGTTTTGCAGAGCCTAGGACTTGTAGGGTTCCATCGTTCCTCCTCCCTCTTGTACCAAATGTACATGTATTTAGCATGGTAGAACCTTTAGAATAGTGACAGTGGGTCCCATATCGTTCAtatcagcaaaaaaaaaaggtcgGAGAAATATGATGCGGATGTCAGAAGTTTAGATAATAGTgggtattatattatatttatttcatgtTCTGATAGTCTAGAGTATTCAAATGTTGTTGTTTTAACAatttttactttgtatacaatgCGAGGGAGATTAAGGTGACGGAGagaaaatattaagaaaaacttACTCCATTTTACAGTTTGCAGACGATAGAAGCTGCCTATTACATTACTGGGTATATCCGCTGTGGTTTGACTGGATTGTAATCCGGTAAATGATACTCCGTAGCATGTTACTCCTGTCCCCTTTTTCTCACAATTCTATTTTTatgggtcaaattgactaatttttgatcaaaaattataagtcactctttcattattttaaaaactgaaatttacatcttaaggtagattaaaagttaattcagtaacatatttttttttcaattttcacttgataaaatattaataaattttaatcaaactttggtcaatttgaccggcacaaagcCAAAAGtgacaacaaaaaatgaacggagggagtaaatattACTTGTATCTTTGCTGCGTTGTGCCCCAATACAAGAGCACCGGCTGCACTAGACCAGGTTCGTCCTCGACGGTAGCTTAGATATCTCCGACAAGTTcttaagtgaaaaaataaagagtCATGCATAATTTAGAACTTCAagagaatttgaaaaaaatatgatatagtaaaaaaatatatccaagagacatattttttcatattatatttaatagccAATTAGGAGACTCTCGTAGATGCTTTTATCATATAAAGACTGCAAGTATTAATTAAGACTGTGATAAAGTTAATGCTACTGTTTCAAAATCGATTGAGTGTCATGATATGTGTAGTAGATGACTCTATTGCCGCAAACAAAAAGATACacctttttttttattgacaaCTTCAAACAtgatgtatttttaaaaaattctaaatctTTTCGAAATATCTCAAATGACTTGAACATGAT of Daucus carota subsp. sativus chromosome 3, DH1 v3.0, whole genome shotgun sequence contains these proteins:
- the LOC108210490 gene encoding kinesin-like protein KIN-8B, which codes for MPSIRAPAAKKTTTLTVAVKCRRPAGNERGLNIVRVNDDKEVLVLDPDLSKGYLDRIQNRTKERRYSFDHAFGPESKNLDVYMRGISSTVAGVIQGLNATIFAYGSTGSGKTYTMVGTRDDPGLMVLSLHTIFDLIKKDNSSDDVQVTCSYLEVYNEVIYDLLVRSSGHLELREDPQNGIVVAGLRSIKVNSADRILELLNLGNSRRKTESTEANETSSRSHAVLEITVTKKQKNKYCNQVIRGKLALVDLAGSERASETQSGGQKLRDGANINRSLLALANCINALGKQQKKGLAYVPYRNSKLTRILKDGLSGNSKTIMIATVSPVHSQYHHTVNTLKYADRAKEIKTHIQKNIGTIDTHVSDYQRMIDNLQIEVGRLKEELAEKESQLVTKPTEKASDDELSWLNLLSQETTENVQERINLQKALFELEETNLRNRIELQHLDDAIAKQQGTESDGTVVQALGSRRQVILDNIRDNDETDVNYQREIEANEKRRCQLQEMIEEAISNNGNKTYLRILSQYRLLGMANTELQFEMAMRDQIIYNQQETQRNMWNVLMGLGLEEKQILEAATKQGILIEDATMSSYQGLSDRKQSQNTRSCISLPYSSTSTQSFSRSSCMFQQSEDDSGRPFSKENPNMPRTICREEHHSSYYYMTRDNCPSALMRPRKSTEHFLNDPSSESVTPCKYTPELHDIHQHMRTMSSSYCGSPTQTSSFKSDFWQHQKKAMTSITRQKPHASYAAGSGANQGLDGGLMMHKGCSARGQIMSNPIEQVPTPTSNHIFPNTAPRDLSNMSQIPSFASSR